The proteins below are encoded in one region of Streptomyces cyanogenus:
- a CDS encoding glycerophosphodiester phosphodiesterase — protein sequence MNFLTIGHRGVMGVEPENTLRSFVAAQRAGLDLIELDLHLSKDGALVVMHDAEVDRTTDGSGPIAEKTLAELRALDAGRGERVPVFEEVLDAVHAPLQAEIKDVAAARALAEVMRARDLTARVEVSSFHDEAITEIARLVPGVRTALVASRYGTDVVDRAVAVGAATVCLNIRRLTLEIVEHARASGLRIIGWVVNTQDHLRLVRALELDGATTDYPEIKRTGRFTA from the coding sequence TTGAACTTCCTTACCATCGGTCATCGCGGTGTCATGGGCGTCGAGCCCGAGAACACCCTCCGTTCCTTCGTCGCCGCGCAGCGGGCCGGCCTCGACCTGATCGAACTCGATCTGCACCTGAGCAAGGACGGCGCCCTGGTCGTCATGCACGACGCCGAGGTGGACCGTACGACCGACGGGTCCGGACCGATCGCCGAGAAGACCCTCGCCGAGCTGCGTGCCCTGGACGCGGGCCGCGGGGAGCGGGTGCCGGTGTTCGAGGAGGTCCTGGACGCGGTGCACGCGCCGCTGCAGGCCGAGATCAAGGACGTGGCGGCGGCGCGGGCGCTGGCCGAGGTGATGCGCGCCCGGGACCTGACCGCGCGGGTGGAGGTGTCCTCGTTCCACGACGAGGCGATCACCGAGATCGCGCGGCTGGTGCCGGGCGTGCGCACGGCCTTGGTCGCGAGCCGGTACGGCACCGACGTGGTGGACCGTGCCGTCGCCGTGGGTGCCGCGACGGTGTGTCTCAACATCCGCCGGCTCACTCTGGAGATCGTCGAGCATGCGCGCGCGTCCGGGTTGCGGATCATCGGCTGGGTGGTGAACACACAGGACCACCTGCGGCTGGTCCGCGCGCTGGAGCTGGACGGGGCGACGACGGACTACCCGGAGATCAAGCGCACGGGCCGGTTCACGGCCTAG
- a CDS encoding GNAT family N-acetyltransferase has protein sequence MDTPATGLTFRDATDGDVDALVALVESAYRGDSSRAGWTTEADILEGQRTDPEGVLEVVKSPDSRLLTVEQDGRIVACCQLEHRGDHAYFGMFAVSPSLQGAGLGKTVIAEAERQARLTWGVTEMHMTVISVRDDLIAWYERRGYRRTGRMTPFPYGDERFGIPQRDDLQFELLVKKLA, from the coding sequence ATGGACACCCCCGCCACCGGACTCACCTTCCGCGACGCCACCGACGGTGACGTCGACGCCCTGGTCGCCCTCGTCGAGTCGGCGTACCGGGGCGACAGCAGCCGGGCCGGGTGGACCACCGAGGCGGACATCCTGGAGGGCCAGCGGACCGATCCGGAGGGCGTGCTGGAGGTCGTCAAGTCGCCCGACAGCCGGCTGCTGACCGTCGAGCAGGACGGCCGTATCGTCGCCTGCTGCCAGCTGGAACACCGCGGCGACCACGCCTACTTCGGCATGTTCGCGGTCAGCCCGTCCCTCCAGGGCGCGGGCCTCGGCAAGACCGTCATCGCGGAGGCGGAGCGGCAGGCGCGGCTCACCTGGGGAGTCACCGAGATGCACATGACGGTGATCTCGGTCCGCGACGACCTGATCGCCTGGTACGAGCGCCGCGGTTACCGCCGTACGGGACGGATGACCCCGTTCCCGTACGGCGACGAGCGTTTCGGCATTCCGCAGCGCGACGACCTGCAGTTCGAGCTGCTGGTCAAGAAGCTCGCCTGA
- a CDS encoding VOC family protein, with translation MVHVLSSRTLLQPTDPERSRAFYGEQLGLAVYREFGTGPGRGTVYFMGGGFLEVSGRSDTPPSPAVRLWLQVEDVTAAHEELRAKGVEILRPPQREPWGLIEMWITDPDGTRIVLVEVPEDHPLRYRPGI, from the coding sequence ATGGTGCATGTACTCAGCAGCCGCACGCTTCTGCAGCCCACCGATCCCGAGAGGTCCCGCGCCTTCTACGGCGAGCAGCTGGGCCTGGCGGTGTACCGGGAGTTCGGCACGGGCCCGGGGCGCGGGACGGTGTACTTCATGGGCGGCGGGTTCCTGGAGGTCTCCGGCCGGTCCGACACCCCGCCGTCGCCCGCCGTGCGCCTGTGGCTCCAGGTCGAGGACGTCACGGCCGCGCACGAGGAGCTGCGGGCCAAGGGCGTCGAGATCCTCCGGCCTCCGCAGCGGGAACCCTGGGGCCTGATCGAGATGTGGATCACCGACCCGGACGGCACGAGGATCGTCCTGGTGGAGGTCCCGGAGGACCATCCCCTGCGGTACCGGCCGGGGATCTGA
- a CDS encoding MarR family winged helix-turn-helix transcriptional regulator has product MTATNGGPTPAGDKAGTRPGAGTDPAHGDTVSAVVRQWRAVHPELDTGPMEIIGRINRCAALLQQAEDAPLRRAGLSRPEFDLLGALRRTGHELTPGELARETFSSGAAVTKRVKQLTERGLVERRGDTRDRRVAHLRLTGAGRDLVDGILPEQLAYETAVLSVLAPEGQGELAGLLAELLTRLEGRTGALRA; this is encoded by the coding sequence ATGACGGCGACGAACGGCGGACCGACGCCCGCAGGCGACAAGGCCGGTACCCGGCCGGGGGCCGGCACCGACCCCGCGCACGGCGACACCGTCTCCGCCGTCGTCCGCCAGTGGCGGGCCGTCCACCCGGAGCTGGACACCGGACCCATGGAGATCATCGGCCGGATCAACCGCTGCGCCGCGCTGCTCCAGCAGGCCGAGGACGCCCCGCTGCGCCGGGCCGGTCTGAGCCGCCCCGAGTTCGACCTGCTCGGCGCGCTGCGCCGCACCGGACACGAGCTGACCCCGGGAGAGCTGGCCCGGGAGACCTTCTCCTCCGGGGCCGCCGTCACCAAGCGGGTCAAGCAGCTGACCGAGCGCGGCCTGGTCGAGCGGCGCGGCGACACCCGTGACCGCCGCGTCGCCCACCTCCGCCTCACCGGGGCCGGCCGCGACCTGGTCGACGGCATCCTCCCCGAGCAACTCGCCTACGAGACCGCCGTCCTGTCCGTCCTGGCCCCCGAGGGACAGGGCGAACTGGCCGGTCTCCTCGCCGAGTTGCTCACCCGGCTGGAAGGCCGCACCGGGGCACTGCGTGCGTGA
- a CDS encoding DUF5134 domain-containing protein, which translates to MHGPVQTAWLLVALCAVTGAYCLLRMRSAVEEQRRAAGGEALMGFGMAAMAVPAAVFTPPRWAWPVYAAVFGAAALRALWAARGAPHHLHHLVGSAAMVYMAVAMAAAPAAAHHPHGGTGVPLLTGALLLYFTGYVLLSGARLVPATAPAAGAGPARWGDRPELARACRLSMGIGMVAMLLTM; encoded by the coding sequence GTGCACGGACCGGTGCAGACCGCCTGGCTGCTGGTCGCGCTCTGCGCGGTGACCGGGGCCTATTGCCTGCTGCGGATGCGCAGCGCCGTCGAGGAGCAGCGCCGGGCCGCCGGCGGCGAGGCGCTGATGGGGTTCGGCATGGCCGCGATGGCCGTACCGGCGGCCGTGTTCACGCCACCGAGGTGGGCGTGGCCGGTGTACGCGGCCGTGTTCGGCGCGGCGGCCCTGCGCGCGCTGTGGGCCGCGCGCGGCGCCCCGCACCATCTGCACCACCTGGTGGGGAGCGCTGCGATGGTCTACATGGCGGTGGCGATGGCCGCGGCCCCGGCCGCCGCCCACCACCCGCACGGCGGCACCGGCGTGCCGCTGCTGACCGGCGCGCTCCTGCTGTACTTCACGGGGTACGTGCTGCTCTCCGGAGCCCGTCTGGTGCCCGCCACCGCTCCGGCGGCCGGGGCCGGCCCGGCCCGCTGGGGCGACCGCCCGGAACTGGCCCGGGCGTGCCGGCTGTCGATGGGGATCGGCATGGTCGCGATGCTGCTGACGATGTGA
- a CDS encoding M56 family metallopeptidase: MMVPVALLLLGALTAVVAPRLLARADWPDRDPVVALWVWQCVVAAVLLCCALSMTLSAAAAWQAVRGHVFATAPRGVVDAYALGTAGPWAAPTAVLLACGGLWSLAMLVREVVRSRARRHGRRTELLVRAPLLPGEEQVSGRLVVLEGDRPDAWWLPGAAPRLVVTTAALRRLKGRQLDALLAHEQGHAQARHDWLLHCSAALAGGFPQVPVFAAFRDEMHRLVELAADDMASRRFGRLTTALALVGLNEERGVFGPSPTPQAHVPQRVHRLLTAPDRLPALRRLRLTATAALVPVVPVLVALVPGLRALG; this comes from the coding sequence ATGATGGTCCCCGTGGCCCTGCTGCTGCTCGGCGCCCTGACCGCCGTCGTCGCCCCGCGGCTGCTCGCCCGGGCCGACTGGCCGGACCGCGATCCGGTCGTCGCCCTGTGGGTGTGGCAATGCGTCGTGGCGGCCGTCCTGTTGTGCTGCGCCCTGTCGATGACCCTCAGCGCGGCGGCGGCCTGGCAGGCGGTGCGCGGGCATGTGTTCGCCACCGCCCCGCGCGGGGTCGTGGACGCCTATGCCCTCGGCACGGCCGGTCCCTGGGCGGCACCCACCGCCGTGCTGCTCGCCTGCGGCGGACTGTGGAGTCTGGCGATGCTGGTCCGCGAGGTCGTACGGTCCCGGGCCCGGCGGCATGGGCGGCGCACCGAGCTGCTGGTGCGCGCACCGCTGTTGCCGGGCGAGGAGCAGGTGAGTGGCCGGCTGGTGGTGCTGGAGGGCGACCGCCCCGACGCCTGGTGGCTGCCCGGCGCGGCGCCGCGGCTGGTCGTCACCACGGCGGCGCTGCGCCGCCTGAAGGGCCGTCAACTGGACGCGCTGCTCGCGCACGAGCAGGGGCACGCGCAGGCCCGGCACGACTGGCTGCTGCACTGTTCGGCCGCGCTGGCGGGCGGGTTCCCGCAGGTCCCGGTGTTCGCCGCGTTCCGCGACGAGATGCACCGGCTGGTGGAGCTGGCCGCCGACGACATGGCCTCCCGGCGCTTCGGCCGGCTGACCACGGCCCTGGCCCTGGTCGGGCTGAACGAGGAGCGGGGCGTGTTCGGGCCCTCCCCGACCCCGCAGGCGCATGTGCCGCAGCGGGTGCACCGGCTGCTGACCGCTCCGGACCGGCTGCCTGCACTGCGCCGGCTGCGCCTGACGGCGACCGCCGCGCTGGTGCCGGTGGTCCCGGTGCTGGTGGCGCTGGTGCCCGGATTGCGGGCGCTGGGCTGA
- a CDS encoding phosphatase PAP2 family protein translates to MHRRPAAPPSPPAPEPRAALRTAARVSVALAACFMVLLVLVALRWHPLLAADSRVSRATHRWAVRDHEVTQVFRVLTDWVWDPLTMRLLAGAAALWLVWRRAAWWTALWLAVTCAVATLVQQSVKAVVARPRPVWPDPVDSAHYAAFPSGHAMTATVVCGLLLWLLHRRGTGRALWRTAVVAALVSVVGVGVTRVWLGVHWPSDVLGGWLAGALLVAVAVLVYEWPRNVRTRRPRRR, encoded by the coding sequence ATGCACCGACGTCCCGCCGCTCCCCCGTCGCCCCCCGCCCCCGAACCACGGGCGGCGCTCCGCACGGCCGCCCGCGTGTCCGTGGCCCTCGCCGCCTGCTTCATGGTGCTGCTGGTTCTCGTCGCCCTGCGCTGGCACCCCCTGCTCGCCGCGGACAGCCGTGTCTCCCGCGCCACCCACCGCTGGGCGGTGCGCGACCACGAGGTGACCCAGGTCTTCCGGGTGCTGACGGACTGGGTGTGGGACCCGCTCACCATGCGTCTGCTGGCCGGCGCGGCGGCACTGTGGCTGGTCTGGCGGCGCGCGGCCTGGTGGACGGCGCTGTGGCTGGCGGTCACCTGCGCGGTGGCCACGCTCGTGCAGCAGTCGGTGAAGGCCGTCGTCGCCCGCCCCCGCCCGGTCTGGCCGGACCCCGTCGACTCCGCCCACTACGCGGCCTTCCCGTCCGGTCACGCGATGACCGCCACCGTCGTGTGCGGCCTGCTGCTGTGGCTGCTGCACCGCCGCGGCACGGGCCGCGCCCTGTGGCGTACGGCGGTGGTGGCGGCGCTGGTGTCGGTGGTGGGCGTGGGTGTGACCCGCGTGTGGCTGGGCGTCCACTGGCCCTCCGACGTGCTGGGCGGATGGCTGGCCGGGGCGCTGCTGGTGGCCGTGGCGGTGCTGGTGTACGAGTGGCCGCGCAACGTACGGACCCGGCGTCCGCGGCGCCGGTAG
- a CDS encoding HAD family hydrolase yields MAAVLFDFSGTLFRIETAESWLRAVLAETGHTLPEPELTRAARALEAAGGLPGGPEPVELPADLAGLWAVRDESAELHRAAYTGLSRRVPLPDPGLYDALYDRHMAPAAWSPYPDAAKVLRALRERGIGVGVVSNIGWDLRPVFRAHGLDAYVDTYVLSYEHGVQKPDPRLFSVACEALGADPRRVVMVGDNRAADGGAAALGCRVHFVDHLPVDRRPDALLPVLDLVS; encoded by the coding sequence ATGGCTGCCGTGCTCTTCGACTTCTCCGGGACGCTGTTCCGCATCGAGACCGCCGAGTCCTGGCTGCGCGCGGTGCTGGCCGAGACCGGTCACACCCTGCCGGAGCCCGAACTGACGCGGGCCGCCCGGGCCCTGGAGGCGGCCGGCGGGCTGCCGGGCGGACCGGAACCGGTGGAGCTGCCGGCGGACCTCGCCGGGCTGTGGGCGGTGCGCGACGAGAGCGCGGAACTGCACCGGGCCGCCTACACCGGCCTGTCCCGCCGGGTGCCGCTGCCGGATCCCGGGCTGTACGACGCCCTGTACGACCGGCACATGGCGCCCGCGGCCTGGTCGCCGTACCCCGACGCGGCGAAGGTGCTGCGTGCCCTGCGCGAGCGCGGTATCGGCGTCGGCGTGGTCAGCAACATCGGCTGGGATCTGCGCCCCGTGTTCCGCGCACACGGGCTCGACGCCTATGTGGACACGTACGTACTGTCGTACGAACACGGGGTGCAGAAGCCCGATCCGCGGCTGTTCTCGGTGGCCTGCGAGGCGCTCGGGGCGGATCCGCGGCGGGTGGTGATGGTGGGCGACAACCGGGCGGCGGACGGCGGCGCCGCCGCGCTCGGCTGCCGGGTGCACTTCGTGGACCACCTGCCGGTGGACCGGCGCCCCGACGCGCTGCTGCCGGTGCTGGATCTGGTGAGCTGA
- a CDS encoding TetR/AcrR family transcriptional regulator, with translation MSPRSASVNEELRRRSRERLLQAAVELVGEHGFEATTLGDIADRAGSARGLVSYYFPGKRQLVQSAVHRLMHRTLEEALEREPCTEDGRERLARAIDAILGLARDRPVLMRQHMAGLLQAEGFVQCPEQRRLAELLSDTVARYGAQDVSADYPMLRALLMGAVYAALVPGVPMPVPRLRAELFQRYGLDWAMGVPPESQPDPAPGGGDLSRFFATEERPSGS, from the coding sequence ATGTCCCCGCGCAGCGCCTCGGTCAATGAAGAATTGCGGCGGCGTTCCCGGGAACGGCTGCTGCAGGCCGCCGTCGAACTCGTCGGGGAGCACGGGTTCGAGGCCACGACGCTGGGCGACATCGCGGACCGGGCCGGCTCGGCGCGCGGACTGGTGTCGTACTACTTCCCCGGCAAGCGCCAGTTGGTGCAGTCCGCCGTGCACCGGCTGATGCACCGCACGCTGGAGGAGGCGCTGGAGCGGGAGCCGTGCACCGAGGACGGCCGGGAGCGGCTGGCCCGGGCCATCGACGCGATCCTGGGCCTGGCCCGGGACCGGCCCGTGCTGATGCGCCAGCACATGGCGGGACTGCTCCAGGCCGAGGGCTTCGTGCAGTGCCCGGAGCAGCGCCGGCTGGCGGAGCTGCTGAGCGACACGGTGGCCCGTTACGGCGCGCAGGACGTCTCGGCCGACTACCCGATGCTGCGGGCCCTGTTGATGGGCGCGGTGTACGCGGCGCTGGTGCCGGGGGTGCCGATGCCCGTGCCCCGGCTGCGGGCCGAGCTGTTCCAGCGGTACGGGCTCGACTGGGCGATGGGGGTGCCCCCGGAGAGCCAGCCGGACCCGGCGCCGGGGGGCGGGGACCTGTCCCGGTTCTTCGCCACGGAGGAACGGCCGAGCGGCTCCTGA
- a CDS encoding FAD-dependent oxidoreductase, with amino-acid sequence MLRVAVIGSGPSGCYTAQSLIQLDPEVRVDVLDRLPCPYGLVRYGVAPDHEKIKSLQGSLRTVLEHERVRFLGGVRVGGPGGLPVQHLRGLYHAVVYCVGAATDRRLGIPGEELPGSWSATEFVSWYSAHPDAADAGFLRGVRTAVVIGVGNVAVDVTRMLVRGAAELRPTDIPQAALDTLAASGLTEVHMVGRRGPAQARFTTKELRELGALPGTEVTVDEADLALDPADPGALPAGPRRNVEVLRAWAARPATTATRRIRLRFFLRPVELLEDGGRVGAVRFERTAPDASGGVTGTGRYEDVPAQLVLRSVGYRGVPLEGLPFDPASGTIPHQEGRVLRDGVPSPGEYVAGWIKRGPTGVIGTNRPCAKETVTTLLADAPALGRAKVPEDPVAALRAAGIQPVPWDGWLAIERAEAELGARLGRSVVKLADWDALLGAARVP; translated from the coding sequence GTGCTGCGTGTCGCCGTCATCGGTTCCGGGCCGAGTGGGTGTTACACCGCCCAGAGTCTGATCCAGCTCGACCCCGAGGTCCGCGTGGACGTCCTGGACCGGCTGCCGTGCCCCTACGGCCTGGTCCGCTACGGCGTCGCACCCGACCACGAGAAGATCAAGTCCCTGCAGGGCAGCCTGCGGACGGTCCTGGAGCACGAGCGGGTGCGGTTCCTCGGCGGAGTCCGGGTGGGCGGTCCCGGCGGCCTGCCCGTGCAGCACCTGCGCGGGCTCTACCACGCGGTGGTCTACTGCGTGGGCGCCGCCACCGACCGGCGGCTCGGAATCCCCGGCGAGGAGCTCCCGGGCAGCTGGTCCGCGACCGAGTTCGTGTCCTGGTACAGCGCCCATCCGGACGCGGCCGACGCGGGCTTCCTGCGCGGGGTGCGCACGGCGGTGGTCATCGGGGTGGGCAATGTCGCGGTCGACGTGACCCGGATGCTGGTGCGGGGCGCGGCGGAGCTGCGTCCCACGGACATCCCGCAGGCCGCGCTGGACACGCTGGCGGCGAGCGGGCTCACCGAGGTGCACATGGTGGGCCGGCGCGGCCCTGCCCAGGCCCGCTTCACCACCAAGGAGCTGCGCGAGCTGGGCGCCCTGCCCGGCACCGAAGTGACCGTCGACGAGGCCGATCTGGCACTCGATCCGGCGGATCCCGGCGCCCTGCCGGCCGGACCGCGCCGCAATGTGGAGGTGCTGCGCGCCTGGGCGGCGCGGCCCGCCACGACCGCCACCCGGCGGATCCGGCTGCGGTTCTTCCTGCGCCCCGTGGAGCTGCTGGAGGACGGCGGCAGGGTGGGGGCCGTCCGCTTCGAACGGACGGCACCGGACGCGTCCGGCGGCGTGACCGGCACGGGCAGGTACGAGGACGTGCCCGCGCAGTTGGTGCTGCGCTCGGTGGGTTATCGCGGAGTGCCGCTGGAGGGGCTGCCCTTCGACCCGGCGAGCGGCACGATCCCGCACCAGGAGGGCCGCGTGCTGCGTGACGGCGTGCCCTCCCCCGGTGAGTACGTCGCCGGATGGATCAAGCGCGGCCCGACGGGGGTCATCGGCACCAACCGGCCGTGCGCCAAGGAGACGGTGACCACGCTGCTCGCGGACGCTCCCGCGCTCGGACGCGCGAAGGTGCCGGAGGATCCGGTCGCGGCCCTGCGGGCGGCCGGCATCCAACCCGTGCCCTGGGACGGCTGGCTGGCGATCGAGCGGGCCGAGGCCGAGCTGGGGGCGCGGCTGGGGCGGAGCGTGGTGAAGCTGGCCGACTGGGACGCACTGCTGGGCGCGGCCCGGGTGCCGTAA
- a CDS encoding ArsR/SmtB family transcription factor, with protein MTDTATTGRALPHPEREEIRLEAVLHALSDPMRLQIVRELAAKEAELTCSQFDLPVTKSTTTHHFRVLRESGVIRQVYRGTAKMNGLRRDDLDGLFPGLLDSLLAAADRQAGRIGTPG; from the coding sequence GTGACCGATACCGCCACCACCGGCCGCGCGCTGCCGCACCCGGAGCGGGAGGAGATCCGCCTGGAGGCCGTGCTGCACGCGCTGTCCGACCCGATGCGGCTGCAGATCGTGCGCGAACTGGCCGCGAAGGAAGCGGAGCTGACCTGCTCGCAGTTCGACCTGCCGGTGACCAAGTCCACCACCACGCACCACTTCCGGGTGCTGCGCGAGAGCGGGGTCATCCGGCAGGTCTACCGGGGCACGGCCAAGATGAACGGCCTGCGCCGGGACGATCTGGACGGCCTCTTCCCAGGCCTGCTCGACAGCCTGCTCGCCGCCGCCGACCGCCAGGCCGGCCGCATCGGCACCCCAGGCTGA
- a CDS encoding NADH:flavin oxidoreductase/NADH oxidase, whose product MSALFEPITLREVTIPNRVWMPPMCQYSAEPEGPLTGAPHDWHFAHYAARATGGTGLIVVEATAVSPEGRISPYDLGLWNDTQVDAFRRITRFLAAHGTVPAVQLAHAGRKASTDRPWKGGAPVGPEAHGWQPLGPSALPFDEGHPVPTELTVERIGEIVGQFAAAARRARAAGFEIVEIHGAHGYLIHEFLSPHSNHRTDAYGGSYENRARFALQVVDAVREVWPADKPVFFRVSATDWLQDGGWTPEDTVRLAHDLHAHGVDLLDVSTGGNAPGVTIPAEPGYQVPFAARVRSETPLPVAAVGLITETGQARKILANGEADAVLLGRELLRNPSWARHAARELGAEIRVPDQYHRSL is encoded by the coding sequence GTGAGTGCGCTCTTCGAGCCCATCACCCTGCGCGAAGTGACCATCCCGAACCGGGTGTGGATGCCCCCGATGTGCCAGTACTCGGCCGAACCGGAGGGCCCGCTCACCGGCGCCCCGCACGACTGGCACTTCGCGCACTACGCCGCACGGGCCACCGGCGGCACCGGGCTGATCGTGGTGGAGGCCACCGCGGTCTCGCCCGAGGGCCGGATCTCCCCGTACGACCTCGGGCTGTGGAACGACACCCAGGTGGACGCCTTCCGCCGGATCACCCGCTTCCTCGCCGCGCACGGCACCGTACCGGCGGTCCAGCTCGCCCATGCCGGCCGCAAGGCGTCGACCGACCGGCCGTGGAAGGGCGGCGCGCCCGTCGGGCCGGAGGCGCACGGCTGGCAGCCGCTCGGCCCGAGCGCGCTGCCGTTCGACGAGGGCCACCCGGTGCCCACCGAGCTGACCGTCGAGCGGATCGGCGAGATCGTCGGCCAGTTCGCCGCCGCCGCGCGCCGGGCGCGCGCCGCGGGCTTCGAGATCGTCGAGATCCACGGTGCCCACGGCTATCTGATCCACGAGTTCCTCTCCCCGCACTCCAACCACCGCACCGACGCCTACGGCGGCTCGTACGAGAACCGCGCCCGGTTCGCCCTCCAGGTCGTGGACGCCGTACGGGAGGTGTGGCCGGCGGACAAGCCGGTGTTCTTCCGCGTCTCGGCCACCGACTGGCTCCAGGACGGCGGCTGGACCCCGGAGGACACCGTCCGCCTCGCCCACGACCTGCACGCCCACGGCGTCGACCTGCTCGACGTCTCGACCGGCGGCAACGCCCCCGGCGTGACCATCCCGGCCGAGCCGGGCTACCAGGTGCCGTTCGCAGCCCGGGTGAGGAGCGAGACCCCGCTGCCCGTCGCCGCCGTGGGCCTGATCACCGAGACCGGGCAAGCCCGGAAGATCCTGGCGAACGGGGAAGCCGACGCGGTGCTCCTCGGCCGCGAGCTGCTGCGCAACCCGTCCTGGGCCCGCCACGCCGCCCGTGAACTGGGCGCGGAGATCCGGGTGCCGGACCAGTACCACCGCTCGCTCTGA